A window of the Streptomyces formicae genome harbors these coding sequences:
- a CDS encoding iron chaperone, with protein sequence MVQSHAEDVDGYLAEVADPDRLTALVRIRELCLSELGGYEEAMAYGMPTYRRPGTDPEIAFANQKQYISLYLMRPDVREAFGDRLAGHDMGKGCLRFRRTEKVDFDLVRDLLKATAEQPGEPC encoded by the coding sequence ATGGTCCAGTCCCACGCGGAAGACGTCGACGGCTACCTCGCGGAGGTCGCCGACCCCGACCGCCTCACGGCCCTCGTCCGGATCCGCGAGCTGTGCCTGAGCGAGCTCGGGGGCTACGAGGAGGCGATGGCGTACGGCATGCCCACCTACCGCCGCCCGGGCACCGACCCCGAGATCGCCTTCGCCAACCAGAAGCAGTACATCTCCCTCTACCTCATGCGCCCTGACGTGCGCGAGGCGTTCGGCGACCGTCTCGCCGGACACGACATGGGCAAGGGGTGTCTGCGCTTCCGGCGCACCGAGAAGGTCGACTTCGATCTCGTACGGGACCTGCTGAAGGCGACCGCGGAGCAGCCCGGCGAGCCCTGCTGA
- a CDS encoding pyridoxamine 5'-phosphate oxidase family protein, translating to MALTREEREQFLAQPHVAALSVAGEDGRAPLTVPIWYQYEPGGEIWILTGVDSRKHRLISAAGRFTLMIDRLEPTIRYVTVEGPVTGTAPGTHEVLREISARYLPAEKVDEYVEFAEKNHGENIVIRMRPEHWLSADLGSL from the coding sequence GTGGCACTGACCCGTGAAGAGCGCGAGCAGTTCCTGGCACAGCCCCATGTCGCGGCGCTCTCGGTGGCCGGCGAGGACGGCCGGGCGCCGCTCACGGTGCCGATCTGGTACCAGTACGAGCCGGGCGGCGAGATCTGGATCCTGACCGGGGTCGACTCCCGCAAGCACCGGCTGATCAGCGCGGCGGGACGCTTCACGCTCATGATCGACCGCCTCGAACCCACCATCCGGTACGTCACCGTCGAGGGCCCCGTGACGGGAACGGCGCCTGGGACGCACGAGGTGCTGCGGGAGATCTCCGCCCGCTACCTGCCCGCCGAGAAGGTCGACGAGTACGTCGAGTTCGCCGAGAAGAACCACGGCGAGAACATCGTGATCCGTATGCGCCCGGAGCACTGGCTGTCGGCGGACCTCGGCTCCCTGTGA
- a CDS encoding alpha/beta fold hydrolase: protein MAEFVMAAGTWLGAWAWDEVVPELRAAGHGTHPLTLSGLADKQGVPAGQRTHVQDIVGEIERLDLRDVVLVGHSYAGIPVGQAAERIGDRLTRVVFVDSNVPADGESFVSAWPDGRAMVEGSIAEHNGFWAPLAAPDFAGQGLTDAQITRIVTGSTPHPGATLTEPAVLSRPLGELPATYVKCLLDGPEPNADVVELLKSEHWRLVEMHTGHWPMFSEPRELARILLGAAVEG from the coding sequence ATGGCTGAATTCGTGATGGCGGCAGGGACCTGGCTCGGAGCGTGGGCGTGGGACGAGGTGGTGCCGGAGCTGCGCGCGGCCGGGCACGGCACCCACCCCCTGACGCTCTCGGGCCTGGCCGACAAGCAGGGCGTGCCCGCCGGACAGCGGACCCACGTCCAGGACATCGTCGGCGAGATCGAGCGCCTCGACCTGCGCGACGTCGTCCTGGTCGGCCACAGCTACGCGGGCATCCCCGTCGGCCAGGCCGCCGAGCGCATCGGCGACCGCCTGACCCGTGTGGTCTTCGTCGACTCCAACGTCCCGGCCGACGGCGAGTCCTTCGTCTCCGCCTGGCCGGACGGCCGCGCCATGGTGGAGGGCTCCATCGCGGAGCACAACGGCTTCTGGGCGCCCCTTGCGGCCCCGGACTTCGCCGGCCAGGGCCTCACCGACGCCCAGATCACCCGCATCGTGACCGGCTCCACCCCCCACCCGGGCGCCACCCTGACCGAACCGGCCGTCCTGTCCCGCCCGCTCGGCGAGCTCCCGGCGACCTACGTCAAGTGCCTCCTGGACGGCCCCGAGCCGAACGCCGACGTGGTCGAGCTGCTGAAGAGCGAGCACTGGCGCCTGGTCGAGATGCACACCGGCCACTGGCCGATGTTCTCCGAGCCGCGCGAGCTGGCACGGATCCTGCTCGGGGCGGCCGTGGAGGGCTGA
- a CDS encoding thiolase C-terminal domain-containing protein, which translates to MPTTSRKVAIVGISLSDCGRVDGPTPYALHAQAARRALADSGLDRSLIDGFASAGLGTLAPVEVAEYLGLRPTWVDSTSAGGATWEVMAAHAADAIAAGRANAVLLVYGSTARADIRAGRRTSNLSFGGRGPLQFEVPYGHTLVAKYAMAARRHMHEYGTTLEQLAEVAVQARANAAHNPDAMFRTPITVEDVLSGPLIADPFTKLHCCIRSDGGCAVLLAAEEYVPDTARAPVWVLGTGEHVSHTTMSEWEDFTVSPAAVSGRLAFERAGVRPADVDIAEIYDAFTYMTLVTLEDLGFCAKGEGGAFVEKGRLRLDGELPVNTDGGGLSACHPGMRGLFLLVEAVRQLRGEAGGHQVHRPDGSLPELAVASGTGGWFCSAGTVVLSR; encoded by the coding sequence ATGCCCACCACATCGCGCAAAGTCGCCATCGTCGGCATATCCCTCTCCGACTGCGGCCGGGTCGACGGCCCCACCCCGTACGCCCTGCACGCCCAGGCCGCCCGCCGCGCCCTCGCCGACTCCGGACTCGACCGCTCGCTGATCGACGGCTTCGCCTCCGCCGGGCTCGGCACCCTCGCGCCGGTGGAGGTCGCCGAGTACCTGGGGCTCCGGCCCACCTGGGTCGACTCGACCTCGGCGGGCGGCGCCACCTGGGAGGTCATGGCCGCGCACGCCGCCGACGCCATCGCCGCGGGCCGTGCCAACGCCGTCCTGCTCGTCTACGGCTCCACCGCCCGCGCCGACATCAGGGCCGGGCGCCGCACGTCGAACCTCTCCTTCGGCGGGCGCGGCCCGCTCCAGTTCGAGGTTCCGTACGGGCACACGCTCGTCGCCAAGTACGCCATGGCTGCCCGGCGCCATATGCACGAGTACGGCACCACCCTGGAGCAGCTCGCCGAGGTCGCGGTCCAGGCGCGGGCGAACGCGGCGCACAACCCCGACGCGATGTTCCGCACTCCGATCACCGTGGAGGACGTCCTGTCCGGCCCGCTGATCGCCGATCCGTTCACCAAGCTGCACTGCTGCATCCGCAGCGACGGCGGCTGCGCGGTGCTGCTGGCGGCCGAGGAGTACGTACCTGACACGGCCAGGGCGCCCGTGTGGGTGCTCGGCACGGGCGAGCACGTCTCGCACACCACGATGTCGGAGTGGGAGGACTTCACCGTCTCGCCCGCGGCGGTCAGCGGCCGGCTGGCCTTCGAGCGGGCGGGGGTGCGGCCCGCGGACGTCGACATCGCCGAGATCTACGACGCCTTCACCTATATGACGCTGGTGACGCTGGAGGACCTCGGCTTCTGCGCGAAGGGCGAGGGCGGGGCGTTCGTCGAGAAGGGCCGGCTGCGGCTGGACGGCGAGCTGCCCGTCAACACCGACGGCGGCGGGCTCTCCGCCTGCCACCCGGGCATGCGCGGGCTGTTCCTGCTGGTCGAGGCGGTACGGCAACTGCGCGGCGAGGCGGGCGGCCATCAGGTGCACCGACCGGACGGCAGCCTTCCGGAACTGGCGGTGGCGTCGGGGACGGGTGGCTGGTTCTGTTCGGCGGGGACGGTGGTGCTGAGCCGCTGA
- a CDS encoding pyridoxine/pyridoxamine 5'-phosphate oxidase, whose amino-acid sequence MTPDPADAFHELLRSLPVWDTELPAFAPDTAPDEPLPLFHQWFVEAAAAGQPEPHTMALATVDEAGHPDVRTLMLHDADARGWHFASHSTSAKGRQLTAHPHAALGFYWPAQGRQIRVRGRVTPGTPAEAHADLHARSTGALASALVGRQSEVLDSYEELVRTSEAAWARASAEPDAASGTWTVYVLEPAEVEFFQGDTRRRHVRLRYRRAHERAGWVRELLWP is encoded by the coding sequence ATGACGCCCGATCCCGCAGACGCGTTCCACGAGCTGCTCAGATCCCTGCCGGTCTGGGACACCGAACTCCCCGCCTTCGCCCCGGACACCGCCCCTGACGAGCCCCTGCCGCTCTTCCACCAGTGGTTCGTCGAGGCGGCGGCCGCAGGCCAGCCGGAACCGCACACCATGGCGCTGGCCACCGTCGACGAGGCCGGGCACCCCGACGTACGCACGCTGATGCTCCACGACGCCGACGCCCGCGGCTGGCACTTCGCCTCACACTCCACCAGCGCCAAGGGCCGCCAGCTCACGGCCCACCCGCACGCCGCGCTCGGCTTCTACTGGCCCGCGCAGGGCCGCCAGATCCGTGTGCGCGGCCGGGTGACCCCCGGCACCCCCGCCGAGGCCCACGCCGACCTCCACGCCCGCTCGACGGGCGCCCTCGCCTCCGCCCTCGTCGGCCGCCAGAGCGAAGTGCTCGACTCCTACGAGGAGTTGGTCCGCACAAGCGAGGCCGCCTGGGCCCGTGCCTCCGCCGAACCCGACGCCGCCTCCGGCACCTGGACGGTCTACGTACTGGAACCGGCCGAAGTCGAGTTCTTCCAGGGCGACACGCGCCGCCGGCACGTACGGCTGCGGTACCGGCGCGCGCACGAGAGGGCGGGCTGGGTGCGCGAACTGCTCTGGCCGTAG
- a CDS encoding serine hydrolase, whose translation MTNLRDVLGIHVAKGPVPGAVGLVARAGRGGEVAAVGSVAADGTAPMARETIFRIASLTKPVVAAAVMPGRYGWVGGTGTAAHVVPATGAVTLVFSQLGMAGPSFPALSGTSGGTPRGGMRPSGA comes from the coding sequence ATGACGAATCTGCGCGATGTCCTGGGGATACATGTCGCCAAGGGACCGGTGCCGGGCGCCGTGGGTCTCGTGGCGCGCGCCGGGCGGGGGGGCGAGGTGGCGGCCGTCGGCTCGGTCGCCGCCGACGGCACCGCGCCGATGGCCCGGGAGACGATCTTCCGGATCGCCTCGCTCACCAAGCCCGTCGTCGCCGCGGCGGTGATGCCGGGACGCTACGGCTGGGTGGGCGGCACCGGCACGGCGGCGCACGTCGTCCCGGCCACCGGCGCCGTCACCCTCGTCTTCAGCCAGCTGGGGATGGCAGGACCGTCCTTCCCCGCGCTGTCCGGGACTTCTGGCGGTACGCCGCGGGGGGGCATGAGGCCCTCGGGTGCGTGA
- a CDS encoding acyl-CoA dehydrogenase family protein yields the protein MDAAFTPEQSAIRDTLRSALTRGGEAPPGQLWARLADELGLPGLALPEAYGGVGGGTVELALAFEEAGRALLPSPLLATAGLAAPLIAALGSEAQRAEHLPAVAGGTLTAALAVPGDGLATALALTGDNADGAWAGGGRAGGVQARPLPEGGGWVLYGEAGQVLDGHSAGLLLVAAHAGGFARARTLLFLVRGDADGVRRTRWTALDETRPQARVELRDARAELLGDDIVGAEVPGALAAVGRTAAALLAAEAAGAAAAALDRTVAYVREREQFGRPVGSFQAVKHRLADLYVHVQAARSAAYYAAWDPDGGGPLALAQCLEALRTVTGEAIQLHGGIGFTWEHEAHLYFKRAAADELLFGPVHRLRARAADAAGLFTGAATAGQATTGLATTGLATTGQAATGQATTGEAVAV from the coding sequence ATGGACGCCGCCTTCACCCCGGAACAGTCGGCCATTCGCGACACCCTGCGCTCCGCGCTGACCCGTGGCGGCGAAGCACCCCCGGGGCAGCTGTGGGCGAGGCTCGCCGACGAGCTGGGGCTGCCCGGGCTCGCGCTGCCGGAGGCGTACGGAGGCGTCGGCGGCGGGACCGTGGAACTCGCCCTCGCCTTCGAGGAGGCCGGACGGGCGCTGCTGCCGTCCCCGCTCCTCGCCACCGCCGGGCTCGCAGCGCCGCTGATCGCCGCGCTCGGCAGCGAGGCGCAGCGGGCCGAGCACCTGCCGGCCGTCGCGGGCGGCACGCTCACCGCGGCCCTCGCCGTCCCCGGCGACGGCCTCGCCACCGCCCTCGCACTCACCGGTGACAACGCGGACGGTGCCTGGGCCGGGGGCGGCCGGGCCGGCGGGGTGCAGGCGAGGCCCCTGCCGGAGGGCGGCGGCTGGGTGCTGTACGGGGAGGCAGGGCAGGTCCTGGACGGGCACAGCGCCGGGCTGCTCCTCGTCGCCGCGCACGCGGGCGGCTTCGCCCGCGCCCGTACGCTGCTCTTCCTGGTCCGGGGCGACGCGGACGGGGTCCGGCGCACCCGGTGGACCGCGCTCGACGAGACGAGGCCCCAGGCGCGCGTCGAACTCCGCGACGCCCGGGCGGAGCTGCTCGGTGACGACATCGTGGGCGCCGAGGTGCCGGGTGCGCTCGCCGCCGTCGGGCGCACCGCCGCGGCGCTGCTCGCCGCCGAGGCGGCCGGGGCGGCGGCCGCCGCGCTGGACCGTACGGTCGCGTACGTCAGGGAGCGCGAGCAGTTCGGCCGGCCGGTCGGGTCGTTCCAGGCGGTCAAGCACCGCCTGGCCGATCTGTACGTACACGTCCAGGCGGCCCGCTCGGCGGCGTACTACGCGGCCTGGGACCCGGACGGGGGCGGGCCGCTGGCCCTCGCCCAGTGCCTGGAGGCGCTGCGCACCGTGACGGGCGAGGCGATCCAGCTGCACGGCGGCATCGGTTTCACCTGGGAGCACGAGGCGCATCTGTACTTCAAGCGGGCGGCCGCCGACGAGCTGCTCTTCGGGCCGGTCCACCGGCTGCGGGCGCGGGCGGCCGACGCGGCGGGGCTCTTCACGGGCGCCGCGACGGCGGGCCAGGCGACCACAGGACTCGCGACCACAGGACTCGCGACCACAGGACAGGCAGCCACAGGACAGGCGACGACGGGAGAGGCGGTGGCGGTCTGA
- a CDS encoding nitroreductase family deazaflavin-dependent oxidoreductase, with translation MPLGVKLVQKVSSTRAFAKVAPHVVPAMDRAVHRLTRGKVLLSAQMLPGVVLTARGARSGLPRRTPLACMPEEGAGTWLLVGSNFGRTGHPAWTGNLLAHPDAEVSWKGRDIPVRARLLAGAEREEAWRVLLAFWPPYATYQARVEREIRVFRLTRRSEDVAA, from the coding sequence ATGCCGCTGGGAGTGAAGCTGGTGCAGAAGGTCTCGTCGACCCGGGCCTTCGCGAAGGTCGCCCCGCACGTCGTACCGGCCATGGACCGGGCCGTGCACCGGCTCACCCGGGGAAAGGTCCTGCTCAGCGCGCAGATGCTGCCGGGTGTCGTGCTCACGGCCCGGGGCGCCAGGAGCGGGCTGCCGCGCCGTACGCCGCTCGCGTGCATGCCGGAGGAGGGGGCCGGTACCTGGCTCCTCGTCGGCTCGAACTTCGGCCGCACCGGCCATCCGGCCTGGACGGGGAACCTGCTCGCGCATCCCGACGCCGAGGTGAGCTGGAAGGGGCGGGACATCCCCGTACGCGCGCGGCTCCTCGCCGGGGCGGAACGGGAGGAGGCGTGGCGGGTGCTGCTGGCCTTCTGGCCGCCGTACGCCACGTACCAGGCGAGGGTGGAGCGGGAGATCCGGGTCTTCCGCCTG